In Ctenopharyngodon idella isolate HZGC_01 chromosome 20, HZGC01, whole genome shotgun sequence, the following proteins share a genomic window:
- the traf3ip2a gene encoding uncharacterized protein traf3ip2a isoform X1, translating to MGRALDWATAVWREDGSVFPTFSAFLQNFKEVFNHPEGGKSAGDQLLSLCQGNNTAAEYALSFRTLAAQTNWVEDTLKLLFRKGLSLELQAELACRNEGKSLNNFIELAIHIDNLLRSRRSARLPTLTTSTSEPMQLGYTPLRPEERERRRQLHLCLYCGQAGHVKINCPIRPNPSNSKAVSPPLSTDYPFNCLKIPIQVTVNDLCVTTHALLDSWAAGTFMSDTFIREHNIALTDCNSPLAVEALDGRPIGGGRIAHITAELTLQVGVLHQERIRFYVIHSPNNPVILGLPWLRTHNPLISWKEGQIVQWDAICHERCLKQITPIPVQVVSIHEPNHDEPDIPAEYADLAVAFSKSKSTELPPHRSSDCAIDLLPGTMPPKGRIFPLSQPESAAMKAYIEEELAKGFIRPSTSPAASGFFFVKKKDGSLRPCIDYRGLNDITVKFRYPLPLVPAALEQLRQAKHFTKLDLRCTYNLIRIREGDEWKTAFSTATGHYETLVMPFGLSNSPSVFQSFINDVFRDMLNRWVIVYIDDILIYSKTFEEHVQHVRAVLQRLIQHKLYAKAEKCEFHRTSTSFLGYVISQEGVAMDDGKVRAVLEWPQPRTLKELQRFLGFANFYRRFIRNFSGIAAPLTSMTKRQSTRLSWNHEAVHAFQALKERFTSAPILRHPDPELPFVVEVDASSAGIGAILSQRQGNPAKMYPCAFYSRKLSAAERNYDVGNRELLAMKAALEEWRHWLEGAQHPFTDHKNLEYLRSAKRLNPRQARWAMFFTRFQFTVTYRPGSKNAKADTLSR from the coding sequence ATGGGACGagcgctggattgggccacggcTGTATGGAGAGAGGATGGATCTGTATTTCCCACCTTCTCGGCTTTCCTGCAAAACTTCAAAGAGGTCTTCAACCATCCTGAGGGAGGCAAGAGCGCGGGAGATCAACTGCTGTCGCTGTGTCAAGGTAACAACACAGCTGCCGAATACGCTCTCAGTTTCCGAACCCTCGCCGCacaaacaaactgggtcgaAGACACGCTGAAACTGTTGTTTCGCAAGGGACTGTCATTAGAGCTTCAAGCCGAGCTTGCGTGCCGCAACGAGGGAAAATCACTCAACAATTTCATTGAGCTGGCCATTCACATCGATAATCTCCTCCGGTCTCGACGCTCAGCCCGTCTGCCCACTCTGACCACTTCGACGTCTGAACCCATGCAACTCGGATACACCCCGCTTCGTCCAGAGGAGAGGGAGAGGAGACGACAGCTTCATTTGTGTCTGTATTGCGGCCAAGCAGGCCACGTCAAGATCAACTGCCCCATCCGACCCAATCCATCCAACTCGAAAGCGGTGAGTCCTCCACTCTCCACCGACTATCCCTTCAACTGCCTCAAAATACCCATTCAAGTCACCGTGAATGATCTATGTGTAACTACGCACGCACTTTTGGACTCTTGGGCTGCGGGTACCTTCATGTCAGACACATTCATCCGTGAACACAACATCGCATTAACGGACTGCAACTCTCCATTggcagtggaggcgctagacgGGAGACCAATCGGAGGAGGAAGGATAGCGCACATCACCGCTGAACTCACACTGCAAGTGGGAGTACTTCACCAAGAACGCATCCGATTTTACGTGATTCACTCACCCAACAATCCAGTCATCCTTGGTCTCCCATGGCTCAGAACACATAACCCGCTcatttcctggaaggagggccAGATCGTTCAGTGGGACGCCATCTGTCACGAGCGCTGTCTGAAACAGATCACTCCCATACCAGTCCAGGTCGTCTCAATTCACGAGCCCAACCATGACGAGCCCGACATTCCCGCTGAGTATGCCGATCTGGCGGTTGCTTTCAGCAAAAGCAAATCGACCGAATTACCTCCTCACCGTTCCAGTGACTGCGCCATCGATCTGCTTCCAGGTACCATGCCTCCCAAGGGCAGAATATTTCCCCTGTCTCAACCAGAATCAGCAGCTATGAAAGCATACATTGAGGAAGAACTGGCCAAGGGGTTCATCCGACCCTCGACATCTCCGGCAGCGTCTGGCTTCTTCTTCGTTAAAAAGAAGGACGGCAGTCTTCGACCCTGCATAGACTACCGTGGACTGAACGATATCACAGTTAAGTTTCGTTACCCTCTGCCATTGGTCCCCGCAGCCCTGGAACAGCTAAGGCAGGCCAAGCACTTCACTAAACTAGACCTCCGGTGCACTTACAACCTGATTCGCATCCGAGAGGGTGACGAGTGGAAGACGGCCTTCTCCACTGCCACCGGCCACTATGAAACCCTTGTCATGCCCTTCGGGCTGTCCAACAGTCCTTCCGTCTTCCAATCATTCATCAATGACGTCTTTCGGGATATGCTTAACCGCTGGGTCATCGTCTACATCGACGACATCCTCATATACTCCAAAACCTTCGAAGAACACGTCCAACATGTCCGGGCCGTTCTGCAGCGGCTCATCCAGCACAAATTGTACGCCAAAGCGGAGAAGTGTGAGTTCCATCGTACTTCTACTTCATTTCTGGGGTATGTCATCAGTCAGGAGGGGGTGGCGATGGACGACGGCAAAGTGAGGGCGGTGCTGGAGTGGCCGCAACCACGCACGCTGAAAGAACTGCAACGATTCCTGGGGTtcgccaacttctacaggcgattCATTCGAAACTTCAGTGGCATTGCGGCGCCTCTAACCTCCATGACTAAGCGACAATCCACACGCCTCTCCTGGAACCACGAAGCAGTGCACGCTTTTCAAGCTCTGAAGGAGCGGTTCACCTCTGCACCCATTCTCCGCCACCCAGACCCAGAGCTCCCATTCGTGGTCGAGGTCGACGCCTCCAGCGCGGGCATCGGGGCTATACTCTCACAGCGCCAAGGTAATCCAGCAAAAATGTACCCATGTGCGTTCTACTCCAGGAAGTTGTCAGCAGCAGAGCGCAATTATGATGTTGGCAACCGGGAGCTTCTGGCTATGAAAGCGGCATTGGAGGAGTGGcgccactggctggagggagcacaaCATCCATTCACAGATCACAAAAACCTGGAATACCTCCGATCTGCTAAGCGTCTGAACCCTCGGCAGGCAAGATGGGCCATGTTTTTCACCCGATTCCAGTTCACAGTAACTTACAGACCCGGTTCAAAGAACGCTAAGGCAGACACATTATCTCGCTAG